CCGCGTTGAAGTACTTGCCCCAGGCGATCCGCTTCGCCGCCGTCCCGATATCCGCGTCGGCGGCGACGATGCACGGGTTCTTGCCCCCCAGCTCCAGCGTGACGGGCGTCAGGTTTTCGGCTGCCGCCGTCATGACGATCCTGCCGATGCCCGTGCCTCCGGTGAAGAAGATGTAGTCGAAGTCCTGACCGAGCAGTGTCCGTGTCGGCCCGACACCGCCCTCCACCACGGTCATGACCTCGTTGCCGAAGGATTCCGCGATCATCCGGGCGATCAGGGCGGATGTCGCCGGCGCGTGCTCGGAAGGCTTGATGACAACGCAGTTCCCGGCAGCAAGTGCAGCGACAGCGGGCGCAAGCACGAGTTGCAAGGGATAGTTCCACGGGCCGATGACGAGCACGGAGCCATACGGCTCCGGAACGATGCGGCTCGATCCGGGAAACAGGAGCCAGGGCGTGCGGACGCGCTTCGGCCTTGCCCAGCGGCCCAGCCTTTTCAGTGCCGTGTCGATCTCCACGAGCACCACGCCGATCTCGCTTGTATAGGCCTCCGCCGCCGGGCGGCCGAGATCGAGACGCAAAGCCTCCAGGATGTCAGCCTCCCGCTGCACGAGGAGATCGCGCAGGGTGCGGAGCTGGCGCCTGCGGAATTCAAGGTCGCGGGTCGCCCCGGTCCGGAAAAATCGCCGCTGCATTTCGGCCACCCCTTCCGGGGCGACAGGTCCACGACCGGTTGTCAGTTCGCCGTTGCCGTTCATAGGTTGTCCCTTGCGAAAGATGTCGGTTCGCCAACCGGACAATAGCGCAGTATTGCGATCGAGGCGCGGATTGCATGTTGACAAACGCGCATACATCAATATTTCTTGAATTATGGATAAATCACAGGCTATCGACGCGCTACATGCGCTTGCACAGGAAACGCGGCTCGACGTGTTCAGGCTGCTCGTCAGGCAGGGAGAAGCCGGCATGGCCGCGGGCGAAATCTCCGAGTTCCTGGGCGTGAAGCAGAACACCATGTCCGCCAATCTCGCCGTCCTGTCGCGCGCGGGGCTCGTACGCAGCGAGCGCGAAGGCCGGGTGATCCGCTATTTCGCGGATTTCGAGGGAATGCGGAACCTGCTGGCCTTCCTGATGGAGGACTGCTGCGGCGGGAACCCCGACCTCTGCAAACCCGTTCTCGATGAAATCGCATGCGCGTGTTGAAGGAATTTCCCGATGGCCGGTGACAGCTACAACGTCCTGTTTCCTTGCACCGGCAATTCGACGCGCCCGATCCTGCGTGAAGCCATTCTCAACCGCATTTCCATTTTCACCTGCCGGCCCATTTCCTCCATCGAAAGCCTGGCGCCGCGAAAGCGGCTGGACGACATCGGGCAAACCAACTGAACCAGGCGGGTACTTGGCACCATATCATGAAAAACATCCTTGTCCTCTGCACCGCAAATTCGGCCCGTTCGATCCTCGGCGAGGCAATCCTGAACAAGCTCGGCGGAGGGCGGATCACCGCCCATTCGGCCGGTTCCGCGCCCCGGGGCACGCCCAATCCCGACGGCATCGCACTGTTGCAGGAATACGGACATGACACGTCGGCGCTTCGCTCGAAGTCATGGGACGAGTTCGCCGGCGCGGACGCGCCGAAAATGGATATCGTCATAACCGTTTGCGACAACGCGGCCGGAGAATCCTGCCCGATCTGGCCGGGCGCCCCGGTGCGGGCACATTGGGGCATTCCCGATCCGGCCGGCAGGGGCGAGACGGTGGAGGAACGCCGCGCCGCCTTTGCCGAGACCTACCGCCTGCTGGAAGCGCGCATCCGCGCGCTCATGGACCTGCCATTCGAAGACATGGCACCAGATGAGCTGAAGATGGAACTCGACCGGATCGGCGCAATGGACGGAGCAACCGAACTGGCCGCCGCCCGGGCAGCGAAGTAGACGAAACAGAAGACCCCCATGGACTGGAAAGACGACAAGAGCCTGCCCAACGTGGCGGGCGACCTGCTGCACGACATCGACCACGCGCAGCTGTTCGACGTCGCGCCCTCGACGCACCAGCCGCGCGTCCTGATGCTCTACGGCTCGTTGCGGGAGCGGTCCTACAGCCGCTTCCTCACCTACGAGGCGGCGCGCCTTCTCGACCGCT
This portion of the Oricola thermophila genome encodes:
- a CDS encoding ArsR/SmtB family transcription factor — encoded protein: MDKSQAIDALHALAQETRLDVFRLLVRQGEAGMAAGEISEFLGVKQNTMSANLAVLSRAGLVRSEREGRVIRYFADFEGMRNLLAFLMEDCCGGNPDLCKPVLDEIACAC
- a CDS encoding arsenate reductase ArsC, with protein sequence MKNILVLCTANSARSILGEAILNKLGGGRITAHSAGSAPRGTPNPDGIALLQEYGHDTSALRSKSWDEFAGADAPKMDIVITVCDNAAGESCPIWPGAPVRAHWGIPDPAGRGETVEERRAAFAETYRLLEARIRALMDLPFEDMAPDELKMELDRIGAMDGATELAAARAAK
- a CDS encoding aldehyde dehydrogenase, with the protein product MQRRFFRTGATRDLEFRRRQLRTLRDLLVQREADILEALRLDLGRPAAEAYTSEIGVVLVEIDTALKRLGRWARPKRVRTPWLLFPGSSRIVPEPYGSVLVIGPWNYPLQLVLAPAVAALAAGNCVVIKPSEHAPATSALIARMIAESFGNEVMTVVEGGVGPTRTLLGQDFDYIFFTGGTGIGRIVMTAAAENLTPVTLELGGKNPCIVAADADIGTAAKRIAWGKYFNAGQTCIAPDFILVERAIEQRFLDALKAAITGFYGSDPAASPDYARIVNEHHFDRLAGFLGRGEIVAGGEADRDRRYIAPTVVTGVTWDDPVMADEIFGPILPVLAWDDLDAELAALQRRPKPLALYVFTRDGNLADRVLETVSSGGAAINDIFAQLLNLDLPFGGVGDSGMGAYHGKAGFDTFSHHRAVVRRSTWPDPALKYPPYGNSLALLKRLMPRIL